TAAATATTTTTCTATTTGAGGAAAATTAAAAAAAACGCTATAAAATTTTTTTACTTCCTTTGTTGAATTTTCTATGTTCTCACTAGCTATGTATATTTCACTTCTATTACAAGTTGAAAGAATTACAATTTCATTTATTGATTTATCTAAAAGCATACTAGAAGCTTCTATGCGCATAGATTCAGTAAAAGAAACTTTCTCTCTAACTTCAATAGGTGATATATTATGATTAACGCCAATTAATGCTAAATTCATCATTATCCCCCAATGCCTATAAAATTTTTCTCTGATATATTCGATTAATTTAATTTATTTTTTGAAATTTCTCATTCCACTTTATATTACTATATATTATGTGTAAGCGTCAAATAATCTTAATTTTATATAATAAAAAACATATATTTTTTAATTAAAGCCTACATAACTATTTACATTTCTTCCCTAATCCTATAAACTATACTCAAATACATAATTAGAGGTGATTAAATGAAAAATTTTAATATTATGCTAGATGAGTATGCAAAACTTTGTGTAGAAGTAGGCATCAACCTACAAAAAGGTCAACCATTGGTTATTAATACTCCCATAGAAGGGGCAGATTTTGTAAGACTAGTGACAAAACATGCTTATGAACTTGGGGCAAAAGAGGTTCATGTAAATTGGAATGATGAAATACTAACTAAAATGAAATACGAAAATGCTCCTATGGAAGTATTTGAAAACTTTCCTAAATGGTATGCTGATGGTATGGAGGAGTATGCAGAAGATGGTGCTGGATTTTTATCCATATATTCTCAAGATCCAGAATTACTTAAAGATATAGATCCTAAGAAAATTGCAGCTTATAACAAATCCTCATCTATAGCATTAAAGAATTTTAGAAATTACACCATGAATGATATAAATGCTTGGTGTGTAGTATCTATCCCTACACAAGGCTGGGCTAGTAGAGTTTTCCCTGATGTATCAGAAGAAGAAGCTATGGAAAAACTATGGAAAGCTATATTTAAATCTACTCGAATGGATCTAGAAGATCCAATTAAAGCTTGGGAAGAACATCTTAAAAATTTAGAGGAAAAAGTTAATTTCCTAAATGAAAAGAAATTTAAAAAACTATATTATAAATCTTCCAATGGTACCGATTTAGAAGTAGAATTGCCTGAAGGTCATATATGGGCAGGTGGTGGGAGTAAAAATGCTAAAGATGTATTCTTCGTTCCCAACATACCTACAGAAGAAGTATTTACCATGCCTTTAAAAACTGGAGTTAATGGTGTAGTTTATAGTACAAAACCATTAAACTATGGTGGAAATCTAATAGACGAATTTAAGCTAGTTTTTGAAGAAGGAAAAGTTGTAGATTTTGAAGCTGAACAAGGCTATGAAGTATTAAAAGATCTACTTTCTCTAGATGAAGGTGCTAAACATTTAGGAGAGGTTGCTTTAGTACCATATGATTCTCCTATATCCAATTCCAATATAATATTTTTAAATACGCTTTTTGATGAAAATGCTTCCTGTCATTTTGCTTTAGGCAAAGCTTATCCTACAAATATTGAAGGTGGAGAAAATATGACTGAGGAAGAATTAGAAAAAAGAGGAGTTAATGACTCCTTAACTCATGTGGATTTTATGATAGGCTCAGAAGATTTATCTATAATTGGGGAAACTAAAGATGGGAAAAAAGTCCAAATATTTGAAAATGGTAATTGGGCTTTTTAAAATTAGTGACTATAAAAAATTCTATACAACTTGAATTATAATTCAAGTTGTTTTCTAAATATATTTCAATAAAATTTTATTTTAGATTCTTTTTTTAATAATATTAAAATCCTCCTTTATCATTCTTGCTTCAACATAATAAGGGAGGATTTTAAATTTTGAGTGATTATAGCAATATATAATTTACTAAATTTTTACTTTCAGTTAATATATTCCTTACAATCTTTTTCTATAATAAAGATAACAATTATTAAAGGAGGGTTTATATGTTTATTTTAAAAAATTCTAAATTCAAAAAAATTTATAGTTTAATTCTAAGTTTTATTCTTGTATTATCTATATTTTTACAAACAAACATATATGCAATAGCTGAAA
This portion of the Keratinibaculum paraultunense genome encodes:
- a CDS encoding aminopeptidase; the encoded protein is MKNFNIMLDEYAKLCVEVGINLQKGQPLVINTPIEGADFVRLVTKHAYELGAKEVHVNWNDEILTKMKYENAPMEVFENFPKWYADGMEEYAEDGAGFLSIYSQDPELLKDIDPKKIAAYNKSSSIALKNFRNYTMNDINAWCVVSIPTQGWASRVFPDVSEEEAMEKLWKAIFKSTRMDLEDPIKAWEEHLKNLEEKVNFLNEKKFKKLYYKSSNGTDLEVELPEGHIWAGGGSKNAKDVFFVPNIPTEEVFTMPLKTGVNGVVYSTKPLNYGGNLIDEFKLVFEEGKVVDFEAEQGYEVLKDLLSLDEGAKHLGEVALVPYDSPISNSNIIFLNTLFDENASCHFALGKAYPTNIEGGENMTEEELEKRGVNDSLTHVDFMIGSEDLSIIGETKDGKKVQIFENGNWAF